From a single Syntrophorhabdaceae bacterium genomic region:
- the rplL gene encoding 50S ribosomal protein L7/L12: MSATREDVIQFIENMTVLELSDFIKALEEKFGVSAAMPMMAAAGGGAAPTEAAAAVEEQTEFNVILTGYEAEKKIQVIKVVRQITSLGLKEAKDLVEGVPKPVKEAVSKDEAATIKKQLEEVSGQVKVE, translated from the coding sequence ATGAGCGCCACAAGAGAAGACGTAATACAGTTTATCGAGAACATGACGGTTCTCGAACTATCGGATTTCATAAAGGCCCTTGAGGAGAAGTTCGGAGTCAGCGCAGCCATGCCCATGATGGCGGCAGCAGGCGGAGGGGCAGCACCCACAGAGGCGGCAGCGGCCGTGGAAGAGCAGACGGAATTTAACGTAATCCTCACCGGTTACGAAGCAGAGAAGAAGATCCAGGTGATCAAGGTCGTACGTCAGATCACGAGCCTGGGGCTCAAAGAAGCGAAAGACCTGGTCGAGGGCGTGCCCAAACCGGTAAAAGAAGCAGTATCGAAAGACGAAGCCGCGACGATCAAGAAACAGCTGGAAGAAGTGAGCGGACAGGTCAAAGTCGAGTAG
- the rplJ gene encoding 50S ribosomal protein L10 translates to MERQKKVQVVEELSAKLKELNSLFLAEYSGMSVAQTTKLRRELRNADAEFSVVKNSLLTIASEGTNAAVLKDQFKGPNAIICIKKDPTSAAKVISGVAKEMPNLKLKAGYLGTRMLTVEEILKLATLPSHDVLIARLLGLLLGMPTRLVYVLSGNLNKLMMVMNAIKTQKEEAA, encoded by the coding sequence TTGGAAAGACAAAAAAAAGTACAAGTGGTTGAGGAACTGTCGGCCAAGCTCAAAGAACTGAACTCTCTGTTCCTGGCGGAGTACAGCGGCATGAGCGTCGCCCAGACGACCAAGCTCAGACGAGAGCTCAGGAACGCGGACGCGGAATTCAGCGTCGTGAAGAACAGCCTACTCACCATCGCGTCCGAGGGTACCAATGCAGCGGTGCTGAAGGACCAGTTCAAGGGTCCGAATGCGATCATCTGCATCAAAAAGGACCCCACGAGCGCCGCGAAAGTCATTTCAGGCGTTGCCAAGGAGATGCCCAATCTCAAGCTGAAGGCCGGCTATCTCGGGACCAGGATGCTTACGGTCGAAGAGATTCTCAAGCTCGCCACGCTGCCGTCGCACGATGTCCTTATCGCAAGGCTCCTGGGACTGCTCCTGGGCATGCCGACACGGCTCGTCTACGTGCTGTCGGGCAACCTGAACAAGCTTATGATGGTAATGAACGCCATTAAAACTCAAAAAGAAGAAGCCGCTTAA
- the rplA gene encoding 50S ribosomal protein L1 yields the protein MAKEAKKYAAAKEKVDREKRYMMDEAMDLLPQICFAKFDETVELALRLGVDPRHADQMVRGSVVLPNGLGKAVRVLVFAKGQKEKEAEEAGADFIGAEDLIDKIQKGWTDFDKTIATPDMMGAVSKLGKILGPRGLMPNPKVGTVTFDIGRTVKEMKAGRVEFRVDKAGNLHMAAGKVSFGKEKLLENINALIDAVVRLKPPSSKGTYIKGIAISSTMSPGVKIDPAYARTLTK from the coding sequence ATGGCAAAAGAAGCGAAGAAGTATGCGGCAGCAAAAGAGAAGGTGGACAGAGAGAAAAGGTACATGATGGATGAAGCCATGGACCTTTTGCCCCAGATCTGTTTCGCCAAATTCGATGAAACGGTGGAGCTGGCTTTAAGGCTCGGCGTAGACCCGAGGCATGCGGACCAGATGGTACGAGGAAGCGTGGTCCTTCCCAACGGATTGGGTAAGGCCGTGCGGGTCCTTGTCTTTGCCAAAGGCCAGAAAGAGAAGGAAGCAGAGGAAGCAGGGGCCGATTTCATCGGCGCCGAAGACCTGATCGACAAGATTCAGAAGGGATGGACCGATTTCGATAAGACCATTGCCACCCCCGATATGATGGGCGCGGTGAGTAAGCTCGGTAAGATCCTCGGTCCCCGGGGGCTCATGCCGAACCCCAAGGTAGGCACCGTGACCTTCGATATAGGAAGAACCGTAAAAGAGATGAAGGCGGGCAGGGTCGAGTTCAGAGTGGACAAGGCCGGAAACCTGCACATGGCCGCCGGTAAAGTAAGTTTCGGAAAAGAAAAGCTTCTGGAAAACATAAACGCACTCATTGATGCCGTTGTCAGGCTCAAACCTCCTTCAAGCAAAGGGACCTACATAAAGGGTATCGCCATATCGTCGACCATGAGTCCCGGAGTAAAAATCGATCCAGCCTATGCGAGGACCTTGACAAAATAG
- the rplK gene encoding 50S ribosomal protein L11 produces MAKKVVAMVKLQLQAGQATPSPPVGPALGQHGVNIMEFCKAFNEKTRSQEGTVIPALITIFSDRTFTFVTKTPPATFLIKKAAKLAKGANNPKKEVAGSITKSQVKEIAQLKMPDLNAKDMDGAMRIIEGSARSMGLEVVEG; encoded by the coding sequence ATGGCGAAAAAAGTAGTTGCTATGGTGAAATTGCAGTTGCAAGCAGGTCAGGCAACGCCTTCACCGCCTGTCGGCCCCGCCCTGGGACAGCACGGCGTGAATATAATGGAATTCTGCAAGGCCTTCAACGAGAAGACGAGAAGCCAGGAAGGCACCGTGATCCCGGCCCTTATTACCATTTTTTCAGACAGGACCTTTACCTTCGTCACGAAGACACCGCCTGCGACCTTTCTGATCAAGAAAGCGGCAAAACTTGCCAAGGGCGCCAATAACCCGAAAAAGGAAGTGGCGGGAAGCATCACGAAATCGCAGGTCAAAGAGATCGCCCAGCTCAAGATGCCGGACCTCAATGCAAAAGATATGGACGGCGCGATGAGGATCATAGAGGGATCGGCCCGGAGCATGGGCCTTGAAGTAGTGGAAGGATAG
- the nusG gene encoding transcription termination/antitermination protein NusG, with protein MTSEKKWYVVHTYSGYEQKVKEALEDAIKTAKMEEQFGDIIVPSEVIMERVKGNIKKSSRTVFPGYIIVNMAMNNDTWYLVRNTPKVTGFVGYDKMNPPPLPEKEVRDIINAIQEGKGKIKPKIRFEKSDTIKVTDGPFMNFTGTVEEIKPEKGKVKVLLNIFGRTTPVELDFIQIEKT; from the coding sequence TGGTACACACCTATTCAGGGTATGAGCAGAAGGTAAAAGAAGCCCTGGAAGATGCGATCAAGACCGCCAAGATGGAGGAGCAGTTCGGTGATATCATCGTACCCTCGGAAGTCATTATGGAGCGGGTGAAAGGAAATATCAAGAAGTCTTCCAGGACCGTGTTCCCCGGATATATCATCGTGAACATGGCCATGAACAACGACACGTGGTACCTGGTACGGAATACGCCGAAGGTAACCGGGTTCGTGGGCTACGACAAGATGAACCCGCCCCCTTTGCCGGAAAAAGAAGTGAGAGATATTATAAATGCGATCCAGGAAGGGAAGGGAAAGATAAAGCCGAAGATACGGTTCGAGAAGAGCGACACCATAAAGGTGACGGACGGGCCTTTCATGAATTTCACCGGCACGGTCGAGGAGATCAAGCCCGAGAAGGGCAAGGTGAAAGTGCTCCTCAACATCTTCGGCAGGACCACTCCCGTGGAGCTGGATTTTATACAGATTGAAAAAACGTAA